The window TTGTTTGATCCGTATATCATACACTCTTATATGAGTCCTTGTTATTTATGCTCTTCATTTTAATATATAGCTTACATGTAAATGATGATTACAAAGAATTAATGATGACAATTATATTGAACATTTTCTCAGTTTATATATAGTGAGGGATACTGTGTTGATCCTACCAAAAAAAAAAAAAGTTTAATACATAAATATTAATCTTGAAATGAATTAATTATATACCTGCAAAGTGGAATAATCTCTTCTTCAATATCTCTAGTCCAAAGAGACCACTCCATTTGCACAGCTGTGATGGGATGCACAGCATGTGCTCTCCTTATTGTGTCTGGACTGGCTTCAGATAACCCAATATACTTGATCTTTCCTTCTTCCACAAGTTTCTTCAGCTCTCCCATCTAAAATCCAACAACAAAAAAGAGCAAGTATCTTATCACATTTCCGTCTGGGGTTGTTTCGGATGCTCGAAATTGTTCTCTATATTGGTAGTATGCATATGTTCAAATGAAAATTACAGTTTGATTTCAAACTTACAGTATCCTCTATTGGCACCGTTTGATCAATGCGGTGATAATAGTAGAGGTCAATGTAGTCGACGCCAAGACGCTTCAAGCTAGCCTCGCAGCATGACCGGACATACTCAGGAGTTCCCTTCACCACCAAGCGAGGAGGTCCTAAGCTTACAACACCAAACTTCGTTGCTAGTTGAACCTCTTCCCTTGGCAACTGCTTCAGGGCCTAAAACAACATACAGAAAATTAGTCTGCCTCTCATTACCACTATCTGTGATGTTTCCTCAAACTAACTACCCCATTTGTGGAACTGGACTTTGATAGTATCAGAATTCAGTAACAAAAATTCACATTGCATTTGATAATCTCTACAAAAACACTTGGACAAATGCTTTAAGGAAAGTTCACCAGCGAAGGTGTGATCAAATCATCAAATCATCAAATTATCTTACTTACCTTGCCAACAAGAATTTCATTGGCATGATCAGTTCCGTATATATCAGATGTGTCGAAGAAAGTGATTCCTTTACTGAAGGCATGCTTTATAATGGAGATTCCATCCTCTTCAGCACCAGGAGACTTGACAAACGTCAATCCCATGCATCCAAACCCCAATTTTGAAACCTGAAGTTAATGCAATTATGGGATATAAGAAATAAACCAAACAAAGCTACTCAAAGGAAGTTAATTATTCAGGAATGAAAGAAAATGCAGGAGGAATATTATATCTGACCTCAAATCCTTGAGTTCCTAGTTTAACCTTTGGGATCTGTATTTCCTTCTGTTCAGCCATTTCTTCGATCTCTTCCTGCGAATGATTACTTTTGAGTTGTGAAACTGGGAATGGGATTGTCAAGAGTGAAGTTCAAGATTTACGAAACTCTTTAGTCTGTAGTGTTTGAAATTGTAGATATGATTCTGTGGTTATATATGTACTCTCACACTGGCGAGTGACATCATTGACTATGTCATAGTATCTAGTTCTCATAATCTCATTGACTACTTTTCAGAGTATCTGGTCCTAGTTATAGCAATATGTCAATATGGCTTTTCTTTCGGTAAGTGATTATGTCACTACTAAACAAGTAATAATTGACATCACTGCTTATGCATGTCTTGGCTTTACTGCTTGCAGGGGTACACCTTGTGCATTACTGCGAGGATGACAAAAAACAGTGTATACCATAAATCTTTATCATTTGGCCCAAAGCCAGAGGCTTCCGATACAAACTGGCCAGCGCTTTGTCACCAAAAGCAACATTCTTGAGTCAAATAGATCCAACCTCCAATCAAATTTTATTGTTGACATGATATACCCAAGTCTAAGAGTAACAATACAATATTATTACCAACAATAAACCGAGCTAATTAACTTTCTTCAACACTATGTCTAAAAATCATTAGACCACGTGCAAAGATAATTTACTCATATATTAACAATCAGACAACATCGCAATGAGAACATTTATGTCACACTCAGATTTTTGAAATTTTTTATTTTTTATTTTTTTATTTAGGTGTAACTCATATTCCAAAACTAGAATAAATTTTCCATAAATAGAATATGAAAGAAATTGGAAAAGAATACATTGATACTCAACTGAAAGATCACTCTTTATTTCCAAGTAGTTCATAAAGTAGCTTACAAAGATAGCTAGACTAATGAAAGTCTACATCTTATTCTAAGAAAACAAACAACAAACATATTTCACATGAACTAAAACATTCTTACAAGAAATCAACTTCAGACAACTTGTTCCTCACTTGCAAAACATTTAGAGGGGTGAGCTTAAATAGCCTAATAGGAGACAAAACCTCTTCAAACAATACAAATCAGAATACAATATTTATATACATGTGTATGATCTGCTCCATATAGTTCATATAACAAAATACACCAAGTCTATATGTCTCATATCATGTATTTTACCACAAGGGCGACTTGGAGTATCTATTTACATAAACTATCTCCCTCTAACCCCTTTTGCTAGTCATCTTGTCCATTCCCCTTTCACCAATCTCGAATTACCCTTTCCATAACCTATACTACTTGCGCATCAATATGGGCATACCTGGGATATGGTTCCTACTGAAGATATGGACTCAACTACACAAAAGTTTTATTACTCACTTTTTTATCCCAAATGCTTTATGCATAGTACTACACTCTCTTATACTTTATATGGAAACAACACCTTTATGAATTTAAACAAACCATATCAGTAATCTGGCAACAAGAAAATAAACAATTCAGACAATCCGTAAAACCACTTATAAGGCAAACATAGAGGTTCCCCAAGTTTCCTCCTACCTTTGCCGGATCGATCTTCAAGTTTCAAGCTCCTAATAAAAGATGAATCATTAGTTAAAAAGTCTAAGCTAAACTGCTGAAACAAGAAATAAAGTACCAAAACAGTAAAAAAAAAAACATGTTTTTCTATACTTAAACATGATTTTCTGTACCAGTTACAAATAGACTAAAAACTGTACAAAGCTGTTCATAATTTGACTTCGAGGTCTTCTAATGACTTATAGCAGGCAAACAGAAGAAACTATGAGAGTTGGAATCACCTTAAAACGATTTTTATTGAATTAGTTATGAATTTTCAAAATTCAGCTTCAAGTTCAGGTTTTTCTGAAAATTTTGCTAAAAAGAGTTTTCAAAAGCAAAACAAAAACTCTAAGTGATACAAAACTTCTAGGTATTTAATATAGACCTTTTGGTGTTAAAACAAAAAGAAATCACACAAAATTTTCAGTGTAAAGGACTGAACTAAAGCATCACACAAATAGCAGAGTAAACTAGCAACAAGTAAAAGTAGTTCTAAATCTTATAGCTAGCTTTAAGCAACCCAAAAATCATGGTTTCTACCTTCAATATCAGAAAATAATGACACATATAAGAACTTTATGATCTAATCTCAATACCTATACAAGTTTGAACAAAGGAAACCATTAAAACGAATAAACAGTAAAATAGTACCAAATGCAGAAACCATTTAAAGCTGACCTTCAATTTCGAAAATTCATAACTTAATCTACAGAAATTCTTTTCAAGAGATTCAAACTTCTAAATGATGTTTAACATGTGTACTACAACTTTCATGAAGACACAAACTTCAACTACTCAACTGAAATGCACAGATATTAGTAAAGAGACAGCTGGGTCGAAAACTCAGAATACTGATATGCAGAATTTCTTATTGCAGACCCTGGACTTTGAAAAATCATATCTTAATCTAAAGAAATCCTTTTTGAAGTGATTCAAATTCTGGAATAATCTTTAGGATGTCTGCTACAACTTTTATGAAGAAACAAACTTCAAATAACCAACCTAAATGTACGGTTTTTAGCAACAAAATGACTGACTCCAAAATACAAGAAAGCTGATTTGCAGAATGTTCAACTATGTTTTCAGCTTCAAACTTGACTAATGAATTCTAAATGAACTTGCATGAAACTACCCAGATATCAAGCTAAGAATATGACCTTTCAAGACATGCAAATGATTTCTAAAATGCATGATTAATTCAAAAGATATGGCTACTTAGAGTTAACTAAATGAACAAGTTACAAAAACTTTTCCATTCAAATGTCACTTCAGTTCATGCAAAGTCTAAGGTTCCTAATCAGTTCTATGGATGTTTAAATGCTCATATAGGTTTCTTAGTCATTCTAAGATCTTGCTGTATAAGAGAAAACAAGAGTATCAAATTCGAACAACAACACTGTAATTACTCAGGACACCCAAACCTGTAGAACTAAAGTTCTATAATTATCTTCATCAGTTTCTATTCTGTTTGGAAAAGAATAAATCTACTACATGAACAGAATCTTAAGCTAATTCAAACAATAGCAACAACAACAATAACAATAATATCATATATTTGATTCTCTAGCTGTTAATAACATATAAGAACTGATTTGGCTAACA of the Fragaria vesca subsp. vesca linkage group LG6, FraVesHawaii_1.0, whole genome shotgun sequence genome contains:
- the LOC101301503 gene encoding probable aldo-keto reductase 1-like; the protein is MAEQKEIQIPKVKLGTQGFEVSKLGFGCMGLTFVKSPGAEEDGISIIKHAFSKGITFFDTSDIYGTDHANEILVGKALKQLPREEVQLATKFGVVSLGPPRLVVKGTPEYVRSCCEASLKRLGVDYIDLYYYHRIDQTVPIEDTMGELKKLVEEGKIKYIGLSEASPDTIRRAHAVHPITAVQMEWSLWTRDIEEEIIPLCRERGIGIVPYSPLGRGFFAGKAVVESLDPNVHGASHPRLTGENLEKNRHIYQAIESLATTKHHCSPAQLALSWVLHQGDDVVPIPGTTKIKNLDTNIGSLSLNLKEDDLKEITEAVPLDEVAGDKTYPSSSHVQWKYANTPQKTLN